The sequence TCTCAACCGTTCATCGACACTCATGACTTCACTTCCCTTTCATCGACTGAGAAGGGACGACCGGGCATCAACCCGGCCGTTCCCGCTTATGCGTAGCGTGTTTTCTCGGGCAGGAAGAATTCTATCTCCAGCCGAGCGCATCCCCAATTCGCTGAATCGACTCTTCCAGCAGATCGTCTGCCGTCGCGAACGACACTCTGAAGTGACCTTCGCCCGCTTGGCCGAATGCGATACCCGGGGTTACCGCAACTCGCGCCTCCTGCAGCAGCTTGGCGCCGAGATCGATCGAAGACATTCCGGTCTCTCGAGCGTCCGGGAAGGCATAGAACGCACCCTCTGGCAACGGGCACTTGATGCCCTTGACCTTGCTGAGTCCGTTGGTCACGAGGTGCCG is a genomic window of Thermomicrobiales bacterium containing:
- a CDS encoding aminotransferase class I/II-fold pyridoxal phosphate-dependent enzyme, translated to GRKHYSIANFPGMWDRTLTFNGLSKAYAMTGWRLGYVAGPKPFIDEMGKVQSHSVSQATSFVQAAAVEALSGPQESIGEMVEAWDRRRHLVTNGLSKVKGIKCPLPEGAFYAFPDARETGMSSIDLGAKLLQEARVAVTPGIAFGQAGEGHFRVSFATADDLLEESIQRIGDALGWR